In the Octadecabacter sp. SW4 genome, one interval contains:
- the efp gene encoding elongation factor P: protein MPKINGNEIKIGNVLDHNGGLWAAVKVDHVKPGKGGAFAQVELRNLRNGSKLNERFRSADKVERVRLEQKDQQFLFESDGMLTFMDTETFDQIELPAELLGDRRPFLQDGMTAVVEYHESEALSVRLPQKVTCTVVETEPVVKGQTAANSFKPAVLDNGVKVMVPPFVGQDEAIIVNTETMEYAERA, encoded by the coding sequence ATGCCCAAAATCAACGGTAACGAAATCAAAATCGGCAACGTCCTTGACCACAACGGTGGTCTGTGGGCCGCTGTCAAAGTGGATCACGTGAAACCCGGCAAAGGCGGCGCCTTTGCACAGGTGGAACTGCGCAACCTGCGCAATGGTTCCAAGCTGAATGAACGCTTCCGCAGCGCCGACAAAGTCGAGCGGGTGCGCCTTGAACAGAAAGACCAGCAGTTCCTGTTTGAATCCGACGGGATGCTGACCTTCATGGACACCGAAACCTTTGATCAGATCGAATTGCCCGCCGAATTGCTGGGTGATCGCCGCCCGTTCCTGCAAGACGGCATGACGGCTGTGGTTGAATACCACGAGTCCGAGGCATTGAGCGTGCGTTTGCCGCAAAAAGTCACCTGCACCGTTGTCGAGACCGAGCCTGTGGTGAAGGGCCAGACTGCGGCCAACAGCTTTAAACCTGCCGTGCTCGACAATGGCGTCAAGGTCATGGTGCCGCCCTTTGTCGGGCAGGACGAGGCGATTATCGTCAACACGGAAACGATGGAATACGCCGAACGCGCCTAG
- a CDS encoding DUF6280 family protein: MRDFVDGTAFNNEQGNRARKLFAAVVLAALDDAIADDKKYGNGPEQIARWARSRDGREVLSCAGIDPNERVVTGLMDFVGKGVRTSVALSREESERRHAAELEAQAA; the protein is encoded by the coding sequence ATGAGAGATTTCGTTGACGGAACAGCCTTTAACAACGAGCAAGGCAACCGTGCGCGCAAACTGTTTGCTGCCGTCGTTTTGGCGGCGCTTGATGATGCAATTGCGGACGACAAGAAATATGGCAACGGCCCCGAACAGATCGCCCGCTGGGCGCGGTCGCGCGATGGTCGCGAAGTGTTGTCCTGTGCCGGGATCGACCCGAACGAACGTGTCGTCACCGGCCTGATGGATTTTGTTGGCAAGGGTGTGCGCACCTCTGTCGCCCTTTCGCGGGAAGAGAGCGAGCGGCGTCACGCTGCCGAACTGGAAGCGCAAGCCGCTTAA
- a CDS encoding cobyric acid synthase produces MAKAIMIQGAGSNVGKSMLVAGLARAAVRRGLSVAPFKPQNMSNNAAVTADGGEIGRAQALQARACRLDPLIDMNPVLLKPETEVGAQVIVQGKRFATLRARDYGKMKATLMPHVLDSFRRLAAAHDLVIIEGAGSPAEVNLRAGDIANMGFADAADVPVILIGDIDRGGVIAQLVGTDVILPTADRARIKGFAINKFRGDPTLFDAGMDIIADRTGWQPLGICPWFADAWKLPAEDVMDVASRKGGPVKIAVPRLNRIANFDDLDPLAAMAEVSVEIIEAGRPLPADADLILIPGSKSTIADLAHLRAQGWDIDLAAHIRRGGHVLGICGGYQMLGKQIIDADGIEGTPARVAGLGHLDIVTEMKPQKRLALTDATYLPTGDPVSGYEIHIGETTGPDRARAWLDVAGRSEGAASANGQVRGCYLHGLFTSDAFRTAYLAGLGAQVQTIDYGAGVDATLEALADHLEQHLDVAGLLALAGPVRV; encoded by the coding sequence ATGGCCAAGGCAATCATGATCCAAGGGGCCGGCTCGAATGTCGGGAAATCCATGCTCGTCGCGGGGCTGGCACGGGCCGCCGTGCGACGCGGGTTGTCCGTCGCCCCGTTCAAGCCGCAAAACATGTCCAACAACGCCGCCGTCACGGCAGACGGGGGCGAGATTGGCCGCGCACAGGCCCTGCAGGCGCGCGCCTGCCGGTTGGACCCGCTGATCGATATGAACCCTGTGCTGCTGAAACCGGAAACGGAGGTGGGCGCGCAGGTAATCGTGCAGGGCAAGCGCTTTGCCACCCTGCGCGCGCGCGACTACGGCAAGATGAAAGCGACCCTCATGCCGCATGTGCTGGACAGTTTTCGCCGTCTGGCCGCCGCCCACGATCTGGTCATCATTGAGGGCGCCGGCAGCCCCGCCGAAGTCAATCTGCGCGCCGGGGATATCGCCAACATGGGCTTTGCCGACGCGGCAGATGTGCCGGTGATTCTGATCGGCGACATCGACCGTGGCGGCGTGATTGCGCAGCTTGTCGGCACCGATGTGATCCTGCCCACAGCGGACCGCGCCCGTATCAAAGGCTTTGCAATCAACAAGTTCCGTGGCGATCCGACCCTGTTTGACGCAGGCATGGACATCATCGCCGACCGCACAGGCTGGCAACCACTGGGTATTTGCCCGTGGTTTGCCGATGCGTGGAAACTGCCCGCCGAGGATGTGATGGATGTGGCCAGCCGCAAGGGCGGCCCCGTCAAGATCGCCGTGCCACGCCTGAACCGGATCGCGAATTTCGACGACCTTGATCCGCTTGCCGCCATGGCCGAGGTCAGCGTCGAGATCATCGAGGCCGGACGCCCCCTGCCCGCCGATGCCGATCTGATCCTGATCCCCGGGAGTAAATCCACGATCGCCGACCTTGCGCATTTGCGCGCCCAAGGCTGGGACATTGATCTGGCCGCCCATATCCGACGTGGCGGGCATGTTTTGGGGATTTGTGGCGGCTATCAGATGCTGGGCAAACAGATCATCGACGCCGACGGAATCGAAGGCACGCCCGCACGCGTTGCCGGATTGGGCCATCTGGATATCGTGACCGAGATGAAGCCGCAAAAGCGCCTTGCCCTGACGGATGCCACTTATCTGCCAACGGGCGACCCTGTCAGCGGATATGAAATTCACATCGGCGAAACGACCGGACCGGATCGCGCGCGTGCATGGCTAGATGTGGCAGGTCGCAGCGAGGGCGCCGCCAGCGCCAACGGACAGGTGCGCGGCTGTTACCTGCACGGGTTGTTCACGTCCGATGCGTTTCGCACGGCCTATCTGGCAGGCTTGGGTGCGCAGGTTCAAACGATTGATTACGGTGCAGGGGTTGATGCCACGCTGGAGGCGCTCGCCGATCATCTGGAACAGCATCTGGATGTCGCGGGCCTCCTGGCCCTCGCAGGCCCGGTGCGCGTCTAG
- a CDS encoding TolC family outer membrane protein, whose amino-acid sequence MGLRHAISAICLASSVLLAPLVATAETLADALADAYENSGLLDQNRALLRAADEDVAQSLAALRPVISWAASAQYTGSPSSGADSLTNSYQISADLLIYDGGASNFATEAQKELVLATRQTLMSVEQQVLLRTVQAYVNVRSAVEFLSLRQNNVRVITQEFRAAQDRFDVGEVTRTDVALAEARLAAARSLLSAAEGSLVQASEEFNAVVGRRPDNLQPAAPAPLSYDLAAARAFAVRNHPDLLGQQHRVSAAELNIRRAEAATGPSVNLNGRVAVSDGEATESVGVTVSGPIYAGGRLASQIRQQMARRDAERAGLHITRAAVEQQVGNAYALLAVARASRDAFDRQIRAARVAFQGVREEATLGARTTLDVLNAEQELLDAQASMISAQSDEVVATYSVLAAMGLLNAQHLGLAVQTYDPSAYYKLVDEAPAALSEQGRALDRVLRALGE is encoded by the coding sequence ATGGGTCTACGCCACGCAATCTCGGCAATTTGTCTTGCCTCGTCGGTTCTTTTGGCACCCCTTGTTGCGACAGCGGAAACGCTCGCTGATGCATTGGCGGATGCCTATGAAAACAGTGGCCTTCTGGACCAGAACCGCGCCCTTTTGCGGGCCGCTGACGAAGATGTCGCGCAATCGCTGGCGGCCTTGCGGCCGGTGATCAGCTGGGCGGCTTCGGCGCAATATACCGGCAGCCCGTCGTCGGGTGCGGATTCTCTGACAAACTCCTATCAGATTTCCGCTGACTTGCTGATTTACGACGGTGGTGCCTCAAATTTCGCGACCGAGGCGCAAAAGGAACTGGTGCTGGCGACCCGCCAGACCCTGATGAGCGTGGAACAGCAGGTGCTGCTGCGCACGGTGCAGGCCTATGTCAACGTGCGTAGTGCCGTCGAATTTCTAAGCCTGCGCCAGAACAACGTGCGGGTGATCACGCAGGAGTTTCGGGCCGCCCAGGATCGCTTTGATGTGGGCGAGGTGACGCGCACCGATGTGGCCCTGGCCGAGGCGCGCCTTGCCGCTGCGCGAAGCCTTTTGTCCGCCGCCGAGGGGAGCCTTGTTCAGGCCTCCGAGGAATTTAATGCCGTTGTGGGGCGCCGCCCCGACAATCTGCAACCTGCCGCGCCCGCGCCGCTATCCTATGACCTGGCCGCCGCGCGTGCCTTTGCCGTGCGCAACCACCCCGATTTGCTGGGCCAGCAGCACCGCGTGTCCGCCGCCGAACTGAATATCCGCCGCGCCGAAGCAGCGACTGGTCCGAGCGTGAACCTGAACGGCCGCGTTGCCGTGTCCGACGGGGAGGCGACCGAAAGCGTCGGTGTCACCGTCAGTGGCCCGATTTACGCCGGTGGTCGGCTTGCCAGCCAGATTCGCCAGCAAATGGCCCGCCGTGACGCGGAACGCGCCGGATTGCACATAACCCGCGCCGCGGTCGAACAGCAGGTTGGCAATGCCTATGCCCTTTTGGCCGTGGCCCGTGCCAGCCGCGATGCCTTTGATCGCCAGATCCGTGCCGCCCGCGTGGCCTTTCAAGGTGTGCGCGAAGAGGCGACCCTAGGTGCACGCACGACCCTGGATGTGCTGAACGCCGAACAGGAATTGCTCGACGCACAGGCCAGCATGATTTCCGCCCAGTCGGACGAGGTTGTCGCGACCTATTCGGTACTCGCCGCGATGGGCCTTTTGAATGCGCAACACCTTGGGCTGGCCGTGCAAACCTATGACCCGTCAGCCTATTACAAGCTGGTGGATGAGGCACCCGCCGCCCTGTCCGAACAGGGTCGCGCCCTTGATCGTGTGCTGCGCGCGCTCGGAGAATAG
- a CDS encoding protein-L-isoaspartate O-methyltransferase — protein sequence MMVDTQVRPSDVTKFPIIDAMLSVPREEYLPADKAESAYVGENIMLAGGRTVLEPRTFAKMLDALMVDPADIVLDLGCGLGYSTAVLAQMADFVVAVEDDSDRVAEAQQNLSEHGVDNAAVVEGPLNEGAKKSGPYDIIILQGAAEQVPQTLLDQLKEGGRIAVVFAESALGVVRIGHKLDGRVTWRFAFNAGAPVAAGFAKDAAFAL from the coding sequence ATGATGGTCGACACCCAGGTCCGTCCGTCCGATGTGACCAAGTTCCCTATCATTGATGCCATGCTGTCCGTCCCGCGCGAAGAATACCTGCCCGCTGACAAGGCCGAGTCTGCTTATGTGGGCGAAAACATCATGTTAGCCGGTGGTCGCACCGTGCTTGAGCCGCGCACATTTGCCAAGATGCTGGACGCGCTGATGGTTGATCCGGCTGATATTGTGCTCGATCTGGGGTGCGGTCTGGGCTATTCCACGGCCGTGCTGGCGCAGATGGCCGATTTCGTCGTGGCCGTTGAAGATGACAGCGACCGTGTTGCCGAGGCCCAGCAGAACCTGTCTGAACATGGTGTCGATAATGCCGCAGTTGTGGAAGGTCCGCTAAATGAAGGGGCCAAGAAAAGCGGCCCCTATGATATCATCATCTTGCAAGGTGCCGCCGAACAGGTGCCACAGACGCTGTTGGATCAGTTGAAGGAAGGTGGCCGGATCGCGGTTGTCTTTGCCGAATCGGCTCTTGGTGTTGTGCGGATCGGTCACAAGCTGGATGGTCGAGTGACGTGGCGGTTTGCGTTCAATGCCGGCGCGCCGGTCGCCGCCGGATTTGCCAAGGACGCCGCCTTCGCGCTATAA
- a CDS encoding tyrosine recombinase XerC, whose translation MTRKSLPKYVYNDRGYLRFIRRSRGISVMMHEEAGTPEFWDHYNRLLKGKPAPAPVKRNFEALILSYYESDAYKKLKPRTRSDYRRYISHIREIWADKDPARIETHHIYELHRANADHWRQANYLVQVMVVLMNHARLIGFIKKEHGNPAKGIPLFKQQSDGWEPWPDDVRAEFEALASKRARLVYELCIGTGQRIGDVVKMKWEHFSDEGFDFTQGKTDKPLWIPLTDRLKAHLDGLARTDGTVVTDAKGRPVSYRIVAEEMRAIKKKMKHEKASYYKTHGLRKNATIELYLAGCDDEMVKAVTGHSGVEMLKKYGGPIRQRELAKRAQEARNQMERSKTET comes from the coding sequence ATGACTCGCAAGAGCTTGCCCAAATACGTCTACAATGACCGGGGGTATCTCCGGTTCATCCGGCGTTCACGCGGTATCTCGGTCATGATGCACGAGGAAGCGGGCACCCCGGAATTTTGGGATCACTACAATCGCCTGCTGAAGGGAAAACCAGCGCCTGCGCCGGTGAAACGCAATTTTGAGGCGTTGATTCTCAGCTACTACGAAAGCGACGCGTACAAGAAGCTGAAGCCCCGTACCAGATCCGACTATCGGCGGTATATCAGCCATATTCGAGAGATCTGGGCCGACAAAGACCCCGCGAGGATCGAAACCCATCACATCTACGAACTGCACCGCGCCAATGCGGATCATTGGCGGCAAGCCAACTATCTTGTCCAGGTCATGGTCGTCCTGATGAATCACGCCCGGTTGATCGGCTTCATCAAGAAAGAGCACGGCAATCCGGCGAAGGGTATTCCGCTTTTCAAGCAGCAGAGCGACGGCTGGGAGCCTTGGCCAGATGATGTTCGGGCCGAGTTCGAAGCGCTGGCTTCAAAAAGGGCGCGGCTGGTCTATGAGCTTTGCATTGGTACAGGCCAACGAATTGGCGATGTCGTGAAGATGAAGTGGGAGCACTTCTCCGATGAAGGATTCGATTTTACGCAGGGAAAAACCGACAAGCCGTTGTGGATCCCGCTCACCGACCGCTTGAAAGCCCATCTCGACGGGCTCGCACGAACGGACGGCACTGTTGTGACCGACGCGAAAGGTCGACCAGTGAGCTACCGTATCGTTGCCGAGGAAATGCGTGCCATCAAAAAGAAGATGAAGCACGAGAAGGCGAGCTACTACAAAACCCACGGGCTCAGGAAAAATGCGACGATCGAGCTGTATTTGGCTGGATGTGATGACGAGATGGTCAAGGCTGTTACCGGCCACTCAGGCGTTGAGATGCTGAAAAAGTACGGTGGCCCGATCCGGCAAAGAGAGCTCGCGAAGCGCGCTCAAGAGGCAAGAAATCAAATGGAACGAAGCAAGACCGAAACGTGA
- a CDS encoding Arc family DNA-binding protein: MNSRKPMQLRLPQELKEWIKAESDRNGNSQNSEVIRAIRAAKDRRSTLGSVGKINMDQGDNARC; this comes from the coding sequence ATGAACAGTCGTAAACCAATGCAGCTTCGGCTTCCGCAAGAGCTTAAAGAGTGGATCAAGGCGGAGTCTGATCGAAATGGAAACTCCCAAAATTCAGAAGTGATCCGTGCCATTCGGGCAGCCAAAGACAGGCGATCCACGCTTGGATCAGTTGGAAAAATCAATATGGATCAGGGTGATAATGCGCGTTGTTAA
- a CDS encoding Arc family DNA-binding protein, with translation MALSHYCVNRFLWHSATMPEQSSQNQDKFIVRLPDGLRDRIRLAAEANHRSMNAEVVALLEENYPAPVPEKLDDPAARLLFWLAKRIRRRNPKPGTPRDKQAALYERIAGDIAERMKDIGD, from the coding sequence GTGGCACTTAGCCACTATTGCGTCAATCGATTCTTATGGCACAGTGCCACCATGCCAGAACAAAGCTCTCAAAATCAGGATAAATTCATCGTGCGGCTGCCAGATGGCCTGCGCGATCGAATACGCCTCGCAGCTGAGGCCAACCATCGCAGCATGAATGCTGAGGTCGTTGCCCTCCTCGAAGAAAACTATCCGGCTCCTGTGCCGGAAAAATTGGATGACCCCGCAGCGAGGTTACTCTTCTGGCTTGCCAAACGCATCCGCCGAAGGAACCCGAAGCCAGGGACGCCAAGGGACAAACAAGCCGCCCTATATGAGCGAATTGCGGGCGATATCGCGGAGCGTATGAAGGACATCGGCGACTAG
- a CDS encoding helix-turn-helix domain-containing protein, which yields MELRERVGLNVRNLRSSRGLSQEQLALAADVDRSYISEIELAKNSASIDVLERIADALGVDPKELFNERG from the coding sequence ATGGAATTAAGGGAACGAGTAGGGTTAAATGTCCGGAATCTCAGAAGTTCCAGAGGATTAAGCCAAGAACAACTAGCGTTAGCTGCGGATGTGGATCGCAGCTATATCAGCGAGATCGAACTCGCCAAAAATTCAGCATCAATCGATGTTCTGGAGCGGATTGCGGATGCTCTCGGCGTCGATCCCAAGGAATTGTTTAACGAGAGGGGCTAG
- a CDS encoding IS3 family transposase (programmed frameshift) gives MSKRKQHAPEFKAKVALEALKGEQTVAELASRFGVHPTMIHGWKKALLEGASGVFERGGKQAPGIDEEQLKELHAKIGELAVANDFLSRKLKPDRQVRRKMIEPGNPGLSIGKQCRLLSISRSSFYYAPRGETALNLALMRQIDEQFLETPFYGVRQMTWHLRNEGHLVNEKRIRRLMRLMGLMPIYQKPNTSKAAKGHKTYPYLLRSLRVDRPNQVWCADITYLPMRRGFLYLVAVMDWHTRKVLAWRISNTLEADFCVEALNEAIHRFGPPGIMNTDQGSQFTSFAWTDRLRRSGVRISMDGKGRFLDNIFVERLWRSLKYECVYLHAWESGSQARAGVGKWIEFYNRKRPHSALGGKPPAVVYWLRNDETQTDQQEHRVA, from the exons ATGTCGAAACGGAAGCAGCATGCGCCTGAGTTCAAGGCGAAGGTGGCGCTTGAGGCGCTGAAGGGTGAGCAGACGGTGGCCGAGCTGGCGAGCCGGTTCGGGGTTCATCCGACGATGATCCACGGCTGGAAGAAAGCCTTGCTGGAAGGCGCATCCGGCGTGTTCGAGCGCGGCGGCAAACAGGCACCCGGGATTGACGAAGAGCAACTGAAAGAGTTGCACGCCAAGATCGGGGAGTTGGCAGTGGCCAATGATTTTTTGTCCAGAAAGCTCAAGCCG GACCGGCAAGTGAGGCGAAAGATGATCGAGCCGGGCAATCCCGGGCTGTCGATTGGCAAGCAGTGCAGGCTGCTGTCGATCTCGCGGTCGTCGTTCTATTACGCGCCCAGGGGCGAGACGGCGCTGAACCTCGCGCTCATGCGCCAGATTGATGAACAATTCCTTGAGACACCGTTCTACGGCGTGCGCCAGATGACGTGGCACCTGCGCAACGAGGGCCATCTGGTCAATGAAAAGCGCATTCGTCGTCTGATGCGGCTGATGGGCCTGATGCCGATCTACCAGAAACCCAACACCAGCAAGGCTGCCAAGGGTCACAAGACCTACCCCTATCTGCTGCGTAGCCTGCGGGTGGACCGCCCGAACCAGGTCTGGTGCGCCGATATCACCTATCTGCCAATGCGGCGCGGGTTCCTGTATCTAGTCGCGGTCATGGACTGGCACACGCGCAAGGTTCTGGCGTGGCGCATCTCGAACACGCTGGAGGCTGACTTCTGCGTCGAGGCGCTGAACGAGGCGATCCACCGCTTCGGCCCGCCCGGGATCATGAACACCGACCAGGGCAGCCAGTTCACGTCGTTTGCCTGGACAGACCGGTTGCGCCGCTCCGGCGTGCGCATCTCAATGGATGGCAAAGGCCGGTTCCTCGACAACATCTTCGTGGAACGGCTCTGGCGGAGCCTGAAATACGAGTGCGTCTACCTGCACGCCTGGGAGAGCGGATCACAGGCCAGGGCAGGCGTCGGCAAGTGGATCGAGTTCTACAATCGCAAGCGCCCGCATTCCGCCCTTGGCGGCAAACCCCCAGCCGTGGTCTATTGGCTGAGAAATGATGAAACCCAAACCGATCAGCAGGAGCACAGAGTAGCTTAA
- a CDS encoding IS3 family transposase (programmed frameshift), whose product MAGKREKPEEIVSKLRQVEVLQGQGATIAEAVRQIGVTQQTFYRWRKLYGGMQRSQLARLKELEKENQRLRRAVSDLTLDKLILSEAAKGKLLSPSRRRKCIDHVRQELGVSERRACRTLGQHRSTQRKVPQGRADEERLTDDIIKLADQYGRYGYRMVAGLLNNAGWCVNHKRVERIWRREGLKVPQKQKKKGRLWLNDGSCVRLRPERPNHVWSYDFVQDRTADGRVYRTLNIIDEYTREALMIRVDRKLNSTDVLDALTDLFILRGPPEYIRSDNGPEFIAQKVRDWIAAVGAKTAYIEPGSPWENGYCESFNARFRDELLNGEIFYSLREAQILIEQWRIHYNTVRPHSSLGYRPPAPETIVPMDQRPTMH is encoded by the exons ATGGCTGGGAAACGAGAGAAACCCGAAGAGATTGTATCGAAGCTTCGTCAGGTTGAAGTTCTGCAAGGACAAGGCGCGACGATTGCGGAGGCTGTGCGGCAGATTGGCGTGACGCAGCAGACATTTTATCGATGGCGCAAGCTCTATGGCGGGATGCAGCGATCTCAGCTCGCCCGGCTGAAAGAGCTGGAGAAGGAGAACCAGCGACTGCGGCGGGCGGTGTCGGACCTGACACTGGACAAGCTCATTCTGTCTGAAGCCGCGA AAGGGAAACTTCTGAGCCCTTCGCGTCGCCGAAAGTGCATCGACCATGTTCGGCAAGAGCTTGGTGTGTCCGAGCGCCGCGCCTGCCGCACGCTTGGACAGCACCGATCCACGCAGCGCAAGGTACCGCAAGGCCGTGCAGATGAAGAACGTCTAACCGACGACATTATCAAACTGGCTGATCAGTACGGCCGCTATGGATATCGGATGGTGGCCGGTCTGCTCAACAATGCGGGCTGGTGTGTGAACCACAAGCGGGTTGAGCGCATCTGGCGACGCGAAGGGCTGAAAGTCCCACAGAAACAAAAGAAGAAAGGTCGGCTCTGGCTGAACGATGGCTCCTGCGTACGTCTGCGGCCCGAACGCCCAAACCATGTCTGGTCCTACGACTTTGTCCAGGATCGGACCGCTGACGGGCGCGTCTATCGGACGCTGAACATCATTGATGAATACACAAGGGAGGCGCTCATGATCCGTGTGGATCGCAAACTCAACTCGACAGACGTGCTAGATGCATTGACCGATCTGTTCATCCTACGTGGGCCGCCAGAGTATATCCGTTCCGACAACGGCCCGGAGTTTATTGCTCAGAAGGTGCGGGACTGGATCGCAGCAGTCGGAGCAAAGACGGCTTACATCGAACCAGGCTCACCATGGGAAAACGGATACTGTGAAAGCTTCAACGCTCGGTTCCGCGACGAGCTGCTCAACGGAGAAATTTTCTACAGCTTGCGCGAAGCCCAAATCCTGATCGAGCAATGGCGCATTCACTACAACACGGTCAGGCCGCACAGCTCATTGGGCTATCGTCCGCCTGCGCCCGAAACCATCGTGCCAATGGACCAGAGGCCCACGATGCACTAA
- a CDS encoding DMT family transporter gives MKSISPSSSHADAHKYGVLFVFAAGVLWSTVGLGIRLIEDAVVWQILLYRSISMSLFLYVLIRVRSGESPFVQIRRIGAPAIIAGLSLVAAYSGGIYAIQNTSVANAMLLFATAPFMAAVLGWIVLREPVRAATWIAIAVAIGGIAIMVADKSGSVVLRGSLAALGSAFGFAVFTVALRWGRTGEMLPAVFLSGLFAIVITLAICLGLGLSIVLSPSDGGIAMGMGVFQVGAGLILYTLGSRSLPAAELALLSLAEVLLGPLWVWLFLGETATENTLIGGAVLLAAIAGNALSGKRRKPPPITAP, from the coding sequence ATGAAATCTATCTCACCCTCCTCTTCTCATGCGGACGCCCACAAGTACGGTGTGCTCTTCGTCTTTGCGGCGGGGGTCTTGTGGTCGACCGTCGGCCTTGGCATTCGCCTGATCGAAGATGCTGTCGTGTGGCAGATTCTGCTCTATCGGTCGATCAGCATGTCGCTGTTTCTTTACGTGCTTATCCGCGTGCGGTCTGGCGAAAGCCCGTTTGTTCAGATCCGCCGTATCGGCGCCCCTGCCATCATCGCAGGGCTTTCACTGGTCGCGGCCTATTCCGGCGGCATCTACGCGATCCAGAACACTTCGGTCGCGAATGCGATGCTTTTGTTCGCGACAGCACCGTTTATGGCTGCAGTACTCGGATGGATCGTGTTGCGAGAACCCGTTCGCGCGGCAACCTGGATAGCGATCGCCGTCGCAATCGGCGGGATCGCGATCATGGTCGCCGACAAGTCCGGAAGCGTGGTCCTGAGGGGCAGCCTTGCCGCGCTCGGATCGGCCTTTGGCTTCGCGGTCTTCACCGTGGCCCTGCGATGGGGGCGAACCGGTGAGATGCTGCCAGCGGTCTTTCTTTCGGGTCTCTTCGCGATCGTAATTACTTTGGCCATATGCCTAGGCCTCGGGCTCTCAATCGTATTGAGCCCCAGTGATGGCGGCATTGCGATGGGTATGGGGGTATTCCAGGTCGGCGCCGGTCTGATCCTCTACACGCTGGGCTCGCGCAGCCTCCCGGCAGCAGAGCTCGCTCTGCTGTCTCTGGCCGAAGTCCTGCTCGGCCCACTCTGGGTGTGGCTGTTTCTGGGGGAAACCGCGACCGAAAATACCCTGATCGGCGGCGCAGTGCTGCTCGCGGCGATTGCGGGCAATGCGCTGTCGGGCAAGAGAAGAAAGCCACCTCCCATTACCGCGCCGTAG
- a CDS encoding CHASE domain-containing protein, whose translation MKRSLYGWIVTLIKIATVALILGISVFVYRIDTQVTIDAAKRDARSQVDHAAAMLATELAVRETIAKSVAVTASLMPEESEDAFTDLASRMTEGREDILNLAYAPDLVVRHVYPYEANASVIGLDYREPSEFTAGADQALEANAPVLIGPINLLQGGAA comes from the coding sequence GTGAAGCGGTCTCTCTACGGTTGGATCGTCACCCTTATCAAGATCGCGACAGTCGCGCTGATCTTGGGTATTTCCGTGTTCGTGTATCGCATCGACACCCAGGTAACGATTGACGCCGCCAAAAGGGACGCGCGTAGCCAGGTCGACCATGCGGCGGCAATGCTGGCCACGGAACTCGCGGTGCGCGAAACGATTGCGAAATCTGTTGCCGTGACGGCATCCTTGATGCCCGAGGAGAGCGAAGACGCCTTCACCGACCTGGCCAGCCGGATGACCGAGGGCAGAGAGGACATCCTCAATCTGGCCTATGCACCCGATCTCGTCGTGCGCCATGTCTATCCATATGAAGCCAATGCCAGCGTCATAGGCCTCGACTATCGCGAGCCCTCCGAGTTCACGGCAGGTGCCGATCAGGCCCTTGAGGCGAACGCGCCGGTATTGATCGGCCCGATCAACCTCTTGCAGGGGGGGGCGGCCTGA